DNA from Quercus lobata isolate SW786 chromosome 1, ValleyOak3.0 Primary Assembly, whole genome shotgun sequence:
TCTTCACTATTACTTCCTTCACTATCACTGTCATCACTGCTATTGTCTCCACCAACACTGTCTTCACTATCATCACTATTGTTGTCACCACTGTTATCATCTTCACTATCGCTACCTTCATCATTACTAAGGGCTTCTCCCCCTTCATCATTCTCATCAtctgttcttgcttcatatggATTTTTCAATGCGTGTTGGTGGGCCTCCCAGTATTCTTCCTCTTCTATGTTGAAGATAGCATCTCCCAATAGGGTAGTCATTGCATCAGGATCTATGTAATCTGCCCAATCAATTAGCCCCACATCCCCAGCGGAGTTGCCACTATGAGAGACTAGGGTAGAACCTCATGGGTACTCTCAAAAAAGGTTGTAGGCATCGGCACCTTGAATAGTATGGTTCTTATTAATTGGAAATAATTACATCATTGCTTTGATTCCTAGGtacaatctaaaaaataaaaaaataaaaacccttgtTTCCTAGatacattctacccaaaataaaaataagacacTAAATCTACCGACCTAAAATTCTAAGGTTCAGGGGCTAGGTTACTgaataggaaggtgttaggcatccaTCATGCTAGTGTGGGCACAAGGGAAAGAGTGTCAAAGTCACCACCTAGTTATATGGTttaggaaccatgaatataacgtcctttcgaggaaggacctttgatcttactaccagagtatgggttcagagtttaggtacgctcttgggaaggtgttagacacccaagattgcccaaccctaaggttggcctcccattattgtgtcttacatcttaaccttattaaaaacaTGTTCAACACTTTGTAtcctaactcacacacacactaacatgcatctaacatACAATCATGGCATCATTATCCCAAAACAACATATATATCAACCTAAAGGAAAAGAGAGCCAAACTCAAACACGAATAAGAAACCCCAACATTCATCTAACATATGAACAACCCATCATACATCTCAAGGCAAGGTAGCAACCCAAACATGGCAGCAAAGCAATAAACATCAAATGGCAGCAAGCAAGTcatatatgaataaaaaaagaggcATCAACTTTGTACACATATCAAGAGAGGATTAAACAAACAACATGCATGTACATGCAAATGAATGACCTACCTTACTTACCTTGCAACATCTTAGCACCTATGGCATTGTGCATGGACATGTGAATGAATGATCATGGTGTTTAAACGAGACCTAAACatgaaaccctaatctaaacatATTAAAGATAAGCAAGCATACAAGACAAAGACTCAGGTATGTATAAACATAAGAAAAGGGtttaaatagagacaaaacatgtgAAGTAAGCAAACCTAACAACATAAGAAATCTGAATTAGGATTTCTAGGCTAGTGCCTGCGTATGCAACCAGAGGCTTGCGTATGCAAGATTTAACCTATGTATGCAAGCTTATGACATGTGTGGATGGACTTGTTCACAAACCCTAACCCAGAAACATGAAATAGAAAACAGAGCATAAAAGAAAACACTaattctaacaacctaacatgctcaaaacataaaaagaactATAAAACTAACCTAAGCAAACATGTACAAACATAAACTAAGAATAAAACAAGAATAAACcgaaggaaaaaacaaaataaaaagaaagtgttAAAGCTTGATACCTCAAAAAGGAGTTCCCAAGCTTTGATTTTGACTACAGTCAAACCTATCACAAGCATTAAACAAGCGATTAGCAATGTTGAACTAAAAGGATTAGGGTCAGAAGAGGtcctaatcaaataaaattgacttgagggtgttttgtgaaaaactctcttttgattcactattttctagtaaatcttaggtttttctcatgggatttctgtatgttttgaaaatgtatcaTGTAAGCCTTTATATagtggaaaaaatggggtttggaacgACTTccagacgatgtgggattcattccaaaccccAGCCATTATTGTAGAATACTTGCCTTTTCCATGCTTctaaaaccctagctacgtaCGCATGCTTTGGCCCACGTACGCAGGCCGCTGCCCAAGTACGTGGGCCAAGGGCCACTTCGGtcaattatttccaaaaatagatttttgcttatttaaaaagttatattttccattttaacacttctcaagtcaatttgatatctgATTAGGCTCTAAACTGACTTTGGGTCTTAGAGTTTGAGCATCATTTAGGAATGGGGGTTgagttgtaaggggtacaaaatgcgatgTCTACAGATACCTCTCTTTTGATTCATGAGCTTTGCTAACGAAATcaaagaataagagacaaaacattttgtttcaaCGTACGGCTCGGGCCTAACCCACACACACGACACACATCATGCATACATGGCACGGGGTGCAACTCTAGAGAGCTGTGTGGGATTCATATGTCTAAAGTCCCACCTTTGTTGCTTGGGAAACAAGCAAGGACAGGTTCATTATCCCAGAGCCTATTTTACCACATGCAAGTAAATGGCAAGTGACTTACTATCCTAGAGTCacctaaaaagagaaaagaaaacaaacatggGTGCTCTTACGAGCTAACCCAACATGCAACAAAAGGATATAGTCTCTATGGTGCCCATTCAGGGCTCTTGCCTCAAACGTCTTTGGGTAACTTGTTCCTTTTGTCCTCTTCAATTCTTGCTCTACCTTCTAGTCTTTGAATGACCTTTTAAATACCCATAAGAAAAATGACATGCCAATTGTGGGGTCAGTATTCCTAGATCTAAAATGTGCAAAATACTAAATATGCTGTGTTTATGTGAAGAGAAATCacatctgaatttttatttatggaaagaaagattttttttattttttattttttatgagaagtttcaaattagcaaaatgatttttttttaataaaaaaatttagatctgatTTCTTAAACAACAGggaatggaattttttttttttttttgaaaaattcccAAATCTAATTTCTTAATCAAATAACAGAATGGATCTCCAAAAGGAAAATCCAAATTAGATGTTTTAATTAAGAAACATAAGGGGTTTTAAAAGAgatttcagatctgatttttcaaaatgaaaagaatgaatttttagactaaaattcaaatctgatttttttaaaagaaaacaatggaggttttaataataaaaaaattcagatctgttttttgtttaaagaaaaCATGGGGTTTTGAAGAAACTATTTCAGAtcagattttttgttttaaaaaacaatgaattttttggaaaaatatttcaaatctgatttttttttttttttaaagaaaacaatgaggtttttggaaaaatatttcaga
Protein-coding regions in this window:
- the LOC115954414 gene encoding uncharacterized protein DDB_G0290685-like, whose translation is MTTLLGDAIFNIEEEEYWEAHQHALKNPYEARTDDENDEGGEALSNDEGSDSEDDNSGDNNSDDSEDSVGGDNSSDDSDSEGSNSEDYDSQDSGNDSGEPPSDRKDEDAGAFYEENFDDVDYNNEDIEDDAKGVDGDYNESPYRQLLDWSCIIDASSKSGP